Genomic segment of Pseudomonas sp. CCI4.2:
CGGCTGGGGCGTTTTTTTTTGGGTGCTGGTTAAGCCATTTCTATAGAACCGAATCTCTGAAGGAGCTAACTTGCTGGCGAAAGTTGCATGCGGTCTGTCAGGCCGCTTCGCCAACAAGTTGGCTCCCTACAAGTGCAAACAATAACGTTACTTAGCTTGGATGCCTTCGAACGAAATGATCAGTTCCATCGATTCGGACGCTGGGCCCAGGTTCATCATTTTGCCGAAGTCAGAACGGTTGATCGTAGTGGTGCCTGCGAAGCCAGCACGGTAGCCGCCCCACGGATCTTTGCCTTCACCCAAGAAGGTCGCTTTGACCACGACCGACTTGGTAACACCGTGCAGGGTAAGGTCGCCCGTTACGTCGGCTGTGACCTTGCCATCCGCATCTTTACCGGTGGTTTTGACCGAGGTAGAGACGAATTTGGCTTCCGGGTATTTAGCGACATCCAGGAAATCAGCGCTGCTGATGTGCTTGTCACGTTCAGCCTGGTTAGTGAAAACGCTGGCGGTTTTCAGGCTGATGCTGATCTTGCTGTCTTCAGGTTTGGCTGCATCAAAGCTGAACGTACCGTCCCAGTCCTTGAACGTGCCGTAAATGAAGCTGTAGCCCAAGTGGCTGATCTTGAAGTTGATGAAGGCGTGCTGGCCTTCTTTGTCGACTTTGTAATCAGCGGCCATCGCCTGACCGGCCGACAACAAAGCGGTACCCAGTGCCAGAGCGGCGAGAGTCTTCTTGAACATGCTGTAATTCCTGTTTGGTTTGAACATTAGTCGCGACCCAACATGCGCGTTAGGGTCGCATCGCGATCGATAAAGTGGTGCTTCAATGCTGCAAGACCGTGAAGGACTGAGAAAATCACCAGAATCCAGGCCAGGTACAAGTGAACGTCGCCAGCGACATCTGCCTGGTCAGGAATGCTGTCGATCAACGACGGCACTTCGAACAGACCGAACACCGAAATTCCCACACCGTCGGCGGTGGAAATGAGGTAACCGGCGAACATCGTGGCAAACAGACCGACATACAGGAACACGTGACCGAACGTAGCGCCTAGGCGAGTCCACTTGCCGTAGGTTGAAAGTTTCGGCGGCGCAGGACTGAACAAACGCCAAACGACTCGAAACAACATCACGGCAAACAGTGTTATGCCAATGCTCTTATGCAGGTCCGGCGCAGCTTTACGCCAGGTGTCGTAGTAATCGAGCCCGACCATCCACAGCCCGAGCGCGAACAAGCCAAACACGACAACCGCAACGCCCCAGTGCAGCACCATGCTGACCAGGCCGTAACGAGAGGAGGAGTTACGTAACTGCATGCCAATTACCTTGTAAGAATGGGTTCAAGACTAACTTTTTATCTATCGAATGAAAGCGCAAAATTTAGCTGTGAGGTATCGAAAAATACGATCATTGATGACCTCACATCGGCCAACTATCAGCATCCCGATAATGCCCAACCGACAATACTGCGCTGTGACAGTCGGACTTTACGCCCCGATGAACGGCACTGCTTAATCATTGTTCGTTACAAGAGGTTGTTCCGCAGCCATGCATTGCATAGGCTTGCGCGATTGTTTTGCCCTCGCGCCAAGCGAGTGTCACC
This window contains:
- a CDS encoding YceI family protein — protein: MFKKTLAALALGTALLSAGQAMAADYKVDKEGQHAFINFKISHLGYSFIYGTFKDWDGTFSFDAAKPEDSKISISLKTASVFTNQAERDKHISSADFLDVAKYPEAKFVSTSVKTTGKDADGKVTADVTGDLTLHGVTKSVVVKATFLGEGKDPWGGYRAGFAGTTTINRSDFGKMMNLGPASESMELIISFEGIQAK
- a CDS encoding cytochrome b; translated protein: MQLRNSSSRYGLVSMVLHWGVAVVVFGLFALGLWMVGLDYYDTWRKAAPDLHKSIGITLFAVMLFRVVWRLFSPAPPKLSTYGKWTRLGATFGHVFLYVGLFATMFAGYLISTADGVGISVFGLFEVPSLIDSIPDQADVAGDVHLYLAWILVIFSVLHGLAALKHHFIDRDATLTRMLGRD